The following are encoded in a window of Rosa chinensis cultivar Old Blush chromosome 4, RchiOBHm-V2, whole genome shotgun sequence genomic DNA:
- the LOC112199837 gene encoding clp protease adapter protein ClpF, chloroplastic, with amino-acid sequence MVQGLSLSTLATSRSSCVCGSMPSWRRHFRVMRKDQISSERNFMWHQCDHSVFVKGNPDMLRQRNVRVEAGWLFKGGDRGSDAISERSESANEDILIFFFQLDLATRVQYALNMEEYDIAQQLRTKLAEVEAEVARQQEGKRGSSSKSEAQDKAISLIRLRADLQGAIESENYALAAKLRDEISKLEAESLAISAKALAHENANYSFRLGQRVRHKIFGYRAVVCGMDPVCCESSSWMETAQVEKLSRGSNQPFYQVLVDVHADPNLLVAYVAEENLLAPDKPDLDRFDHPYISFLFYGMDAAGDFIPIKQLREKYNRPRHEIPLDEEPGRDA; translated from the exons ATGGTGCAAGGTTTGTCACTGAGCACTCTGGCTACGTCGCGTAGCAGTTGTGTTTGTGGATCAATGCCTTCATGGAGGAGGCATTTTAGAGTAATGAGGAAAGACCAGATAAGTAGCGAAAGAAATTTCATGTGGCATCAGTGTGATCATAGCGTGTTCGTGAAAGGTAACCCTGATATGTTGAGGCAAAGGAATGTAAGGGTGGAAGCTGGGTGGCTGTTTAAAGGGGGTGATCGGGGGTCGGATGCAATCTCAGAGCGCAGTGAGAGTGCTAATGAGGATATTTTGATATTCTTCTTCCAGCTGGACCTGGCAACTCGAGTCCAG TATGCATTGAACATGGAAGAGTATGACATTGCACAACAACTGAGAACCAAGCTGGCTGAG GTTGAAGCAGAAGTTGCTAGGCAGCAGGAGGGGAAAAGGGGATCGTCTTCAAAGAGTGAAGCTCAAGATAAGGCTATAAGTCTCATTCGCTTACG GGCAGACCTGCAGGGTGCAATTGAGAGTGAGAATTATGCATTGGCAGCCAAGCTACGGGATGAAATTTCCAAACTGGAGGCAGAGTCATTGGCTATATCAGCCAAAGCTTTGGCACATGAAAATGCAAACTATTCATTTCGTTTGGGACAGAGAGTGAGGCATAAAATTTTTG GCTATAGGGCTGTGGTTTGTGGAATGGATCCGGTGTGCTGTGAATCAAGTTCATGGATGGAAACTGCTCAAGTTGAAAAGTTGTCTCGGGGTTCTAATCAGCCATTTTATCAG gttttggttgatgttcaTGCAGATCCCAACCTTCTGGTGGCTTATG TTGCTGAGGAGAATCTATTGGCCCCTGACAAACCAGACTTG GATCGATTTGATCATCCCTATATTTCCTTCTTATTCTATGGGATGGACGCAGCTGGTGATTTCATCCCTATCAAGCAACTACGCGAGAAGTACAACAGGCCGCGACATGAAATACCGCTCGATGAGGAGCCTGGACGCGATGCTTAG